Proteins found in one Triticum aestivum cultivar Chinese Spring chromosome 4D, IWGSC CS RefSeq v2.1, whole genome shotgun sequence genomic segment:
- the LOC123096654 gene encoding uncharacterized protein, which yields MGISKVTGIAATALLVSSLALRQAGVRAAATAPILATSCVAYVVTVASHTAVNVPWILGKTPSGRFPLWSSVLFGPFLMLARTYAKVKRFLRKENVYDEIAQGLYLGGWPFMAKHLPPGDPSVVDCTCELPRSSFVKVDEYVCLATWDTRAPLPSQIEFAARWACEKRAQGKPVYVHCAFGHGRSACVMCAILVATGVAENWKDAENVIRGRRKIKMNALHRKTLEDWSKSRVVQKKDN from the exons ATGGGGATCTCCAAAGTGACGGGCATCGCCGCGACGGCGCTCCTCGTCTCGTCCCTCGCCCTGCGGCAGGCCGGCGTGAGGGCCGCCGCCACGGCCCCCATCCTCGCCACCAGCTGCGTCGCCTACGTCGTCACCGTCGCGTCCCACACCGCCGTCAACGTGCCGTGGATCCTGGGCAAGACCCCGTCGGGCCGGTTCCCCCTCTGGTCGTCCGTACTCTTCGGCCCCTTCCTGATGCTGGCACGCACGTACGCCAAGGTGAAGAGGTTCCTCAGGAAGGAGAACGTGTACGACGAGATCGCCCAGGGGCTCTACCTCGGGGGCTGGCCGTTCATGGCAAAGCACCTGCCTCCCGGGGATCCGTCCGTCGTGGATTGCACGTGTGAGCTGCCGAGGAGCTCGTTTGTGAAGGTGGATGAGTATGTCTGTCTTGCTACTTGGGATACCAGGGCCCCGTTACCGTCCCAAATCGAATTCGCGGCGCGGTGGGCCTGCGAGAAGAGAGCCCAGGGGAAGCCCGTCTATGTCCACTGCGCATTTG GTCATGGAAGAAGTGCCTGTGTCATGTGCGCAATTCTAGTGGCGACGGGCGTTGCTGAAAACTGGAAAGACGCTGAAAACGTCATCCGAGGAAGGAGGAAGATCAAAATGAACGCTCTTCACCGCAAAACTTTGGAAGATTGGTCCAAAAGTCGAGTTGTCCAGAAAAAGGATAATTAG
- the LOC123096653 gene encoding transcription factor TGAL4 isoform X2: MEEASSSSGHPRHRGPPPHHVLGYGGFHAAMAMPTNSMPPAAFFEQDGGGGGGAYFGELEEALMHQAATLSSSSGRMISHSHSQQQTATATSTDHPHHHHHHHHGHNHAMPFPSTVVDTATAAAAAARPPPTLDIFPSWPLALHHHHTPKEGSNVTADSTDSESSSKNNINMDSSDHHHQQQQQQQGMVGLVTVAGQFHQISQQQHHQHQQQKMATSSTHSDRTGKAVDPKTTRRLAQNREAARKSRLRKKAYIQQLESGKLKLAQLEQDLQRARSQGLLVGGAPGGNSSPGAAMFDVEYNRWLDDDSRRMIELRGGLHAHLPDGDLRAIIDDTLTHYDELFRLKSAAARADVFHLITGMWATPAERCFLWMGGFRPSDLLKTLAPQLDPLTEQQMVGICSLEQSLQQAEEALTQGLEQLHQSLAITVAGSGSLSDDTNMGSFMGDMAVALGKLANLEGFVIQADNLRQQTLHQMHRILTVRQAARCFLAIGEYHNRLRALSSLWASRPREILMTDEGNCGELSIAAHPAESQYSAY, encoded by the exons ATGGAGGAGGCCAGCAGCAGCTCGGGCCATCCGAGGCACAGGGGCCCTCCTCCTCATCATGTGCTTGGCTATGGTGGCTTCCATGCCGCCATGGCCATGCCAACCAACTCCATGCCTCCCGCGGCCTTCTT CGAGcaagacggaggaggaggaggcggcgcctaCTTCGGGGAGCTGGAGGAGGCCCTCATGCACCAGGCCGCCACgctcagcagcagcagcggcaggatGATTTCGCATTCCCATTCCCAGCAACAAACTGCAACGGCCACCTCCACGGATCatcctcatcaccaccaccaccaccaccatggacACAACCACGCCATGC CCTTCCCCAGTACTGTGGTTGATACTGctacagcggcagcggcagcagctaggCCGCCTCCCACACTGGACATCTTCCCCTCCTGGCCGCTcgctctccatcaccaccacacacCCAAG GAGGGTTCAAATGTGACAGCAGACAGCACGGACTCAGAGAGCAGCAGCAAGAACAACATCAACATGGACTCATCGgatcatcatcatcagcagcagcagcaacagcaagggATGGTAGGATTAGTCACCGTGGCAGGCCAGTTCCATCAGATTtcacagcagcagcaccaccagcaCCAGCAGCAG AAGATGGCAACAAGTTCCACTCACAGTGACAGGACTGGCAAGGCGGTTGATCCAAAG ACGACGAGGAGGCTAGCGCAGAATCGAGAGGCTGCAAGAAAAAGCAGGCTTCGGAAGAAG GCTTACATTCAGCAGCTTGAGAGTGGCAAGCTGAAGCTTGCTCAACTGGAACAGGATCTCCAGCGGGCTCGTTCTCAG GGACTCTTGGTTGGAGGAGCTCCAGGTGGAAACTCCAGCCCTG GTGCTGCTATGTTCGATGTCGAGTACAACAGGTGGCTGGATGACGACAGCAGGCGCATGATTGAGCTCCGGGGAGGCCTGCACGCGCACTTGCCGGATGGTGACCTCAGGGCCATCATCGACGACACCTTGACCCACTACGATGAGCTCTTTCGCCTCAAGAGTGCCGCTGCCAGGGCGGACGTCTTTCATCTCATCACTGGGATGTGGGCGACCCCAGCCGAGCGCTGCTTCCTTTGGATGGGCGGCTTCCGGCCCTCTGATCTGCTCAAG ACACTGGCACCTCAGCTTGATCCCTTGACTGAACAGCAAATGGTTGGCATCTGCAGCCTTGAGCAGTCATTGCAGCAGGCAGAAGAAGCTCTCACCCAGGGCCTGGAGCAGCTCCATCAGTCATTAGCAATCACGGTGGCAGGCAGCGGGTCTCTTAGCGACGATACCAACATGGGGAGCTTCATGGGCGACATGGCCGTTGCTCTCGGCAAGCTGGCCAACCTTGAAGGCTTTGTCATACAG GCTGATAACTTGAGGCAGCAGACTCTTCACCAAATGCACAGGATTCTGACAGTTAGACAGGCAGCTCGATGTTTCTTGGCTATTGGCGAGTACCATAACCGCCTCCGTGCCCTAAGCTCCCTCTGGGCTTCTCGCCCTCGAGA GATACTGATGACAGATGAAGGCAATTGTGGAGAGCTAAGCATTGCAGCACATCCAGCTGAAAGCCAATATTCAGCCTACTGA
- the LOC123096653 gene encoding transcription factor TGAL4 isoform X1 — translation MEEASSSSGHPRHRGPPPHHVLGYGGFHAAMAMPTNSMPPAAFFSEQDGGGGGGAYFGELEEALMHQAATLSSSSGRMISHSHSQQQTATATSTDHPHHHHHHHHGHNHAMPFPSTVVDTATAAAAAARPPPTLDIFPSWPLALHHHHTPKEGSNVTADSTDSESSSKNNINMDSSDHHHQQQQQQQGMVGLVTVAGQFHQISQQQHHQHQQQKMATSSTHSDRTGKAVDPKTTRRLAQNREAARKSRLRKKAYIQQLESGKLKLAQLEQDLQRARSQGLLVGGAPGGNSSPGAAMFDVEYNRWLDDDSRRMIELRGGLHAHLPDGDLRAIIDDTLTHYDELFRLKSAAARADVFHLITGMWATPAERCFLWMGGFRPSDLLKTLAPQLDPLTEQQMVGICSLEQSLQQAEEALTQGLEQLHQSLAITVAGSGSLSDDTNMGSFMGDMAVALGKLANLEGFVIQADNLRQQTLHQMHRILTVRQAARCFLAIGEYHNRLRALSSLWASRPREILMTDEGNCGELSIAAHPAESQYSAY, via the exons ATGGAGGAGGCCAGCAGCAGCTCGGGCCATCCGAGGCACAGGGGCCCTCCTCCTCATCATGTGCTTGGCTATGGTGGCTTCCATGCCGCCATGGCCATGCCAACCAACTCCATGCCTCCCGCGGCCTTCTT CAGCGAGcaagacggaggaggaggaggcggcgcctaCTTCGGGGAGCTGGAGGAGGCCCTCATGCACCAGGCCGCCACgctcagcagcagcagcggcaggatGATTTCGCATTCCCATTCCCAGCAACAAACTGCAACGGCCACCTCCACGGATCatcctcatcaccaccaccaccaccaccatggacACAACCACGCCATGC CCTTCCCCAGTACTGTGGTTGATACTGctacagcggcagcggcagcagctaggCCGCCTCCCACACTGGACATCTTCCCCTCCTGGCCGCTcgctctccatcaccaccacacacCCAAG GAGGGTTCAAATGTGACAGCAGACAGCACGGACTCAGAGAGCAGCAGCAAGAACAACATCAACATGGACTCATCGgatcatcatcatcagcagcagcagcaacagcaagggATGGTAGGATTAGTCACCGTGGCAGGCCAGTTCCATCAGATTtcacagcagcagcaccaccagcaCCAGCAGCAG AAGATGGCAACAAGTTCCACTCACAGTGACAGGACTGGCAAGGCGGTTGATCCAAAG ACGACGAGGAGGCTAGCGCAGAATCGAGAGGCTGCAAGAAAAAGCAGGCTTCGGAAGAAG GCTTACATTCAGCAGCTTGAGAGTGGCAAGCTGAAGCTTGCTCAACTGGAACAGGATCTCCAGCGGGCTCGTTCTCAG GGACTCTTGGTTGGAGGAGCTCCAGGTGGAAACTCCAGCCCTG GTGCTGCTATGTTCGATGTCGAGTACAACAGGTGGCTGGATGACGACAGCAGGCGCATGATTGAGCTCCGGGGAGGCCTGCACGCGCACTTGCCGGATGGTGACCTCAGGGCCATCATCGACGACACCTTGACCCACTACGATGAGCTCTTTCGCCTCAAGAGTGCCGCTGCCAGGGCGGACGTCTTTCATCTCATCACTGGGATGTGGGCGACCCCAGCCGAGCGCTGCTTCCTTTGGATGGGCGGCTTCCGGCCCTCTGATCTGCTCAAG ACACTGGCACCTCAGCTTGATCCCTTGACTGAACAGCAAATGGTTGGCATCTGCAGCCTTGAGCAGTCATTGCAGCAGGCAGAAGAAGCTCTCACCCAGGGCCTGGAGCAGCTCCATCAGTCATTAGCAATCACGGTGGCAGGCAGCGGGTCTCTTAGCGACGATACCAACATGGGGAGCTTCATGGGCGACATGGCCGTTGCTCTCGGCAAGCTGGCCAACCTTGAAGGCTTTGTCATACAG GCTGATAACTTGAGGCAGCAGACTCTTCACCAAATGCACAGGATTCTGACAGTTAGACAGGCAGCTCGATGTTTCTTGGCTATTGGCGAGTACCATAACCGCCTCCGTGCCCTAAGCTCCCTCTGGGCTTCTCGCCCTCGAGA GATACTGATGACAGATGAAGGCAATTGTGGAGAGCTAAGCATTGCAGCACATCCAGCTGAAAGCCAATATTCAGCCTACTGA